In Malus sylvestris chromosome 15, drMalSylv7.2, whole genome shotgun sequence, a single genomic region encodes these proteins:
- the LOC126604056 gene encoding uncharacterized protein LOC126604056, whose product MAQNPPFLLHLFILNLFISFAINPSLCADSDDDFSILGFEIHGDYSPPSPPPSPPPPHPPPLSCQEGLNGIGSLDTTCELNSSLILEDNVYIEGNGSLYILPGVNLSCPLLGCEIVVKISGEFSLGRNSMIIAGLVSVNASNASFLTGSVINVTALAGAPPAQTSGTPDGVQGSGGGHGGRGASCVIDNTKLPDDVWGGDPYAWSSLDEPVSYGSKGGTTSKDEKYGGEGGGRIWLEARSSIDLSGSVLADGGDGGIKGGGGSGGSIFVKARRMTGSGRISAVGGNGFAGGGGGRVSIKVFSRRDDTDIFAHGGRSLGCLENAGAAGTYYDAVPRRLIVSNHNLSTQTDTLLLEFPKQPLWTNVDIQNHAKALVPLYWSRVQVRGQIRLSCGAVLSFGLAHFASSEFELMAEELLMSDSIVKIFGALRMSVKMHLMLNSKMLIDGGADSIVATSLLEASNLVVLRGASVIHSNANLGVHGQGFLNLSGPGDLIEAQHLILSLFFSIKIGPGSLLRGPLDSGSSNLTKPQLNCELPNCPMELLHPPEDCNMNSTLTFTLQICRVEDVIVQGSMTGSVIHFHWVRAVSVHSSGVISASGLGCTGGVGRGKFFANGLGGGGGHGGKGGDGYYDGNFIDGGASYGDADLPCELGSGSGNDSLAGATAGGGIIVMGSLERSLSSLSLDGSLRVDGESFGEEYLEKNDRIFSNIGPGGGSGGTVLLFVQTLELGNSSTISTVGGHGSPSGGGGGGGGRIHFHWSDIPVGDAYLPIASAGGSIITEGGFGRGHGRAGQNGTVTGKACPRGLYGIFCEECPIGTFKNVSGSDRALCHACPSLELPHRAIYVTVRGGVTKTPCPYKCISDRYHMPKCYTAFEELVYTFGGPWWFGLILLSVLILLALVLSVARMKYVTGDELPTPVPARQGSRLDHSFPFLESLNEVLETNRNEESQSHVHRMFFMGPNTFSEPWHLPHSPPEQVTDIVYEAAFNRFVDEINALAAYQWWEGSVYSILCVFVYPLAWSWLQSRRKKKLQQLREYVRSEYDHSCLRSCRSRALYEGLKVAATSDLMLAYMDFYLGGDEKRAGLPPRLHQRFPLSLIFGGDGSYMAPFHLCSDNILTSLMSQSIPPTIWYRLVAGLNAQLRLVRQGHLKLTFGHVISWLETHANPTLSAYGVHVALAWFQPTASGYSQFGLLVYAINNESVPPALEGQDALSPRDHLSRTPRNHWENPFDHLRLIDHWMSQKRFSGGILLSKSLRTFKEKKAICYPFSFIVYNGKPVGHQDLVGLFISILLLGDFSLVLLSLLQLYSISLLNFFLVLFILPLGLLFPFPAGISALFSHGPRRAAGLARIYALWNITSLINVVVAFTCGLIHYTTHTRKKHSNFQSWNFSMDESEWWVLPCGLALCKLVQSRLIDCHVANQEIQDHSLYSKDPDVFWQS is encoded by the exons ATGGCTCAAAACCCCCCGTTTCTTCTCCACCTTTTCATCCTCAACCTCTTCATCAGTTTCGCCATAAACCCTAGTCTCTGCGCTGATTCGGACGATGATTTTTCGATTCTTGGGTTCGAAATTCATGGGGACTACTCGCCACCTTCGCCGCCTCCGAGTCCGCCGCCGCCACACCCTCCCCCGCTCTCGTGCCAGGAGGGTCTCAACGGAATTGGGTCTCTGGACACCACTTGCGAGCTGAATTCAAGCTTGATTCTTGAAGATAATGTGTATATAGAAGGAAATGGGAGCTTATATATACTTCCCGGTGTTAATTTGAGCTGCCCATTATTGGGTTGTGAAATTGTGGTTAAAATTAGTGGGGAATTTAGTTTAGGTAGAAATTCAATGATTATAGCCGGGTTAGTTTCGGTTAATGCTTCGAATGCGAGCTTTTTAACTGGTTCAGTAATAAATGTTACGGCATTGGCTGGTGCACCCCCGGCGCAGACTAGTGGCACCCCGGATGGTGTTCAGGGTTCTGGTGGAGGGCATGGTGGGAGAGGTGCTAGTTGTGTGATTGATAATACAAAGCTCCCAGATGATGTTTGGGGTGGGGATCCGTATGCGTGGTCATCGTTGGATGAGCCAGTGAGTTATGGCAGTAAGGGTGGAACAACTAGTAAGGATGAGAAGTATGGTGGGGAAGGAGGTGGGAGGATTTGGTTGGAGGCAAGAAGTTCAATTGATCTTAGTGGGAGTGTTTTGGCtgatggtggtgatggtgggaTTAAGGGTGGTGGAGGTTCAGGGGGCAGCATATTTGTTAAAGCTCGTAGAAT GACTGGAAGTGGCAGGATAAGTGCAGTGGGAGGTAATGGATTTgctggaggaggaggtggaagaGTTTCCATCAAAGTTTTCAGCAGGCGTGATGATACAGATATCTTCGCTCATG GGGGAAGGAGTTTAGGCTGTCTTGAAAATGCAGGTGCTGCGGGAACATATTATGATGCTGTACCTCGGAGACTTATAGTCAGTAATCATAACTTATCCACACAGACTGACACGCTTCTGCTAGAGTTCCCTAAACAGCCACTTTGGACAAATGTTGACATCCAAAATCATGCCAAGGCTTTGGTTCCTTTGTATTGGAGCCGTGTTCAG GTTCGAGGTCAAATTCGTTTATCATGTGGTGCAGTTTTGAGTTTTGGTCTTGCACATTTTGCTTCATCAGAATTTGAGTTGATGGCTGAAGAGCTTCTGATGAGTGATTCTATTGTCAAG ATATTTGGGGCTCTTCGAATGTCTGTCAAAATGCACTTGATGTTGAATTCTAAAATGCTAATAGATGGTGGTGCTGATTCAATTGTGGCAACATCCTTACTTGAGGCAAGCAATTTAGTGGTTCTCAGG GGGGCGTCTGTGATACATTCTAATGCTAATTTGGGAGTTCACGGACAAGGTTTCTTGAATTTGTCTGGGCCAGGAGACCTGATTGAAGCACAACACCTGATTCTGTCTCTATTTTTTAGTATCAAG ATTGGACCTGGATCTTTACTGCGAGGGCCCCTGGACAGTGGCAGTAGTAATTTGAC GAAACCCCAACTCAACTGTGAACTTCCAAACTGCCCCATGGAATTACTTCATCCACCCGAAGATTGTAACATGAACTCTACATTGACCTTCACTCTTCAG ATCTGTCGAGTTGAAGATGTTATTGTTCAAGGAAGTATGACTGGATCTGTTATTCATTTTCACTGGGTTAGAGCTGTATCGGTCCACTCTTCTGGGGTAATTAGTGCATCCGGGCTAG GTTGCACTGGTGGGGTTGGTAGAGGAAAGTTTTTCGCAAATGggcttggtggtggtggtgggcaTGGTGGCAAAGGTGGGGATGGGTATTACGATGGAAATTTTATTGATGGTGGTGCTTCCTATGGAGATGCTGATTTGCCTTGTGAACTTGGTAGTGGTAGCGGAAATGATAGCCTAGCTGGTGCAACTGCAGGTGGTGGTATCATTG TAATGGGTTCATTGGAGCGCTCATTGTCAAGTTTGTCTCTTGATGGTTCACTTAGAGTCGATGGAGAAAGCTTTGGAGAAGAATATTTGGAGAAAAATGATAGGATCTTTTCAAATATAGGTCCTGGTGGTGGTTCTGGTGGAACTGTTCTATTGTTCGTTCAAACATTGGAACTTGGTAATTCTTCTACAATCTCAACTGTTGGTGGACATGGTAGTcctagtggtggtggtggaggaggtggtgggAGGATTCACTTTCACTGGTCAGACATACCAGTTGGGGATGCATATCTACCTATAGCAAGTGCGGGAGGAAGCATCATTACTGA GGGAGGTTTTGGTAGAGGTCATGGTCGGGCTGGACAAAATGGGACTGTTACTGGAAAGGCCTGTCCCAGAGGGCTTTATGGTATCTTTTGTGAG GAATGCCCTATTGGCACCTTCAAGAATGTGAGTGGCTCTGATAGAGCCCTTTGTCATGCTTGCCCATCTTTGGAGCTTCCACATCGTGCCATATATGTCACGGTTCGAG GTGGTGTTACCAAAACTCCATGTCCATACAAGTGCATTTCTGACAGATATCACATGCCAAAATGTTATACAGCATTTGAAGAGTTGGTTTACACTTTTGGTGGACCATGGTGGTTTGGTCTTATTCTGTTAAGTGTCCTCATCCTGTTAGCTCTCGTGCTTAGCGTTGCACGGATGAAGTATGTTACAGGAGACGAATTACCGACTCCTGTACCTGCTCGACAGGGCTCTCGTTTAGATCATTCCTTCCCTTTCCTGGAATCATTGAATGAG GTTTTGGAAACAAACAGAAATGAGGAATCTCAGAGTCATGTGCATAGGATGTTTTTCATGGGGCCAAATACATTCAGTGAACCTTGGCATCtacctcattcccctccagaacAAGTCACAGATATTGT GTATGAGGCTGCATTCAATAGATTTGTGGACGAGATTAATGCTTTAGCTGCCTATCAGTGGTGGGAAGGATCAGTCTACAGCattctttgtgtttttgtttatcCACTTGCATGGTCATGGTTACAGAGTCGAAGGAAAAAGAAGTTACAACAACTGCGTGAATATGTTCGATCAGAATATGATCATTCTTGCTTGCGTTCTTGTCGTTCACGTGCACTGTATGAAGGACTCAAG GTAGCTGCAACTTCTGATTTAATGCTTGCATACATGGACTTTTACCTCGGTGGAGATGAGAAAAGGGCTGGTCTTCCTCCCCGTCTTCATCAGAGATTTCCATTGTCATTAATTTTTGGAGGAGATGGAAGTTACATGGCTCCTTTCCATCTTTGCAGTGATAACATTCTCACTAGCCTCATGAGTCAG AGTATTCCACCTACCATCTGGTATCGGCTTGTAGCTGGTCTAAACGCTCAACTGCGATTAGTTCGGCAAGGTCACTTaaagttgacttttggtcatgTTATCAGCTGGCTTGAAACGCACGCAAACCCTACTCTTAGTGCATATGGCGTACATGTTGCTCTTGCGTGGTTTCAGCCTACAGCTTCTGGGTATAGCCAGTTTGGACTTTTGGTATATGCTATAAACAATGAAAGTGTGCCACCAGCACTGGAGGGTCAAGATGCATTGTCACCGCGGGATCATCTGTCACG TACACCAAGAAATCATTGGGAAAACCCATTTGACCATTTGAGACTCATCGACCATTGGATGTCACAAAAAAGATTTTCTGGAGGAATTTTACTCAGCAAGAGCTTAAGGACGTTTAAAGAGAAGAAAGCTATATGTTATCCCTTTTCTTTCATAGTTTATAATGGCAAACCGGTTGGCCATCAG GATCTTGTCGGTTTGTTCATCTCTATTCTACTCTTGGGAGATTTTAGCCTAGTCTTGCTCAGTCTGCTGCAGCTATATTCCATTTCACTGTTGAACTTTTTCTTGGTCTTATTTATTCTTCCTCTCGGTCTACTATTCCCCTTCCCGGCTGGGATCAGTGCTTTGTTTAGTCATGGACCTAGACGGGCAGCAGGTCTTGCGCGTATATATGCTTTGTGGAATATCACATCCTTGATCAATGTC GTTGTTGCATTTACTTGTGGATTGATTCATTATACGACCCACACGAGGAAGAAGCATTCAAACTTTCAATCCTGGAATTTTAGCAT GGATGAAAGTGAATGGTGGGTGCTTCCCTGTGGCCTGGCACTGTGTAAACTCGTGCAGTCGCGTCTCATCGATTGCCATGTGGCGAACCAGGAAATTCAGGATCACTCGTTGTACAGCAAGGACCCTGACGTGTTCTGGCAGTCCTGA
- the LOC126601225 gene encoding inositol oxygenase 1-like: MTILTEQPELGLQMGEKKIISSEINGEISELVLDGGFVVPKEISKNDGIVAQEIAASNEAFIAPEINSFGQSFRDYNAESERHKSVEEFYRLNHIHQTYDFVKRMREEYSKLNRVKMSIWECCELLNEVVDDSDPDLDEPQIEHLLQTAEAIRKDYPDEDWLHLTALIHDLGKVLLLPSFGELPQWAVVGDTHPLGCAFDESIVHHKYFKENPDYNNPSYNTKNGIYSEGCGLDNVMISWGHDDYMYLVAKENGTTLPKAGLFIIRYHSFYPLHRAGAYRHLMNKEDEENLKWLQVFNKYDLYSKSKVRVDVEKVKPYYLSLIEKYFPAKLRW; the protein is encoded by the exons ATGACTATCCTCACCGAGCAACCTGAGCTTG GGTTACAAATGGGGGAAAAGAAGATTATTTCTTCAGAGATCAATGGAGAAATCAGTGAATTAGTATTGGATGGTGGGTTTGTGGTGCCCAAAGAGATCTCAAAAAATGATGGAATTGTGGCACAAGAAATTGCAGCGTCCAATGAGGCTTTCATTGCACCTGAAATTAATTCATTTGGCCAGTCTTTCAG GGATTATAACGCTGAAAGCGAAAGGCATAAATCTGTGGAGGAATTCTACCGGTTGAACCACATTCATCAAACTTATGATTTCGTGAAGCGAATGAGGGAGGAGTATAGCAAGTTGAATCGAGTCAAAATGAGCATATGGGAATGTTGTGAACTCCTCAATGAGGTTGTGGATGACAGTGATCCTGACTTGGATGAACCACAAATTGAGCACTTGCTGCAAACTGCTGAAGCAATTAGAAAAGACTATCCCGATGAAGATTGGTTGCACTTGACTGCTCTTATTCATG ATCTTGGAAAAGTGCTTCTGCTTCCTAGCTTTGGAGAGCTTCCTCAATGGGCTGTTGTTG GAGACACACATCCTCTCGGGTGCGCTTTTGATGAATCCATTGTTCACCACAAG TATTTCAAGGAAAATCCGGATTACAACAATCCTTCCTACAACACTAAGAATGGGATCTACTCAGAAGGATGTGGACTGGACAATGTCATGATCTCTTGGGGTCATGATGACTACATGTACTTG GTGGCCAAAGAAAACGGAACAACTTTGCCTAAGGCTGGATTGTTCATCATCCGGTATCACTCATTTTATC CTTTACATAGGGCAGGGGCATATAGACACCTTATGAACAAGGAGGATGAAGAGAATCTTAAGTGGCTTCAAGTATTCAA CAAATATGACCTCTACAGCAAGAGCAAAGTTCGAGTTGATGTCGAAAAAGTGAAGCCATATTATTTGTCCCTCATTGAGAAG TATTTCCCAGCAAAACTGAGATGGTGA